A single Vespula vulgaris chromosome 3, iyVesVulg1.1, whole genome shotgun sequence DNA region contains:
- the LOC127062360 gene encoding uncharacterized protein LOC127062360 isoform X9, producing MKKAKRQIELYGRRCRFYINQINLREEKGRWPRIERTHKDLSVRFMRCGIVHHRHQHQHLQLLERRVRHFVVLELSSLGVAKMASDSLSDILSFIRPSPVAIDKVSNPGILQMLPGHERTRIDEPMDTIFVKQVRINSPAAEAGLRTGDRVVSVDGIPTRGEQYASVVQRIQQAGPWLRLLVVSKEDDILQRYFGETAHNPETNQRPRLRSPERISQKQRRSISMIPGPSPRTTRQSWICSLPDSENQNTTTTCRESEEVVYKEQQGNKMSPSIPVITAQQRRLLHETSVPCEPIEDRMQSRKLQQQQQQAREAMESPPQSYSRPSPDQRFDLYDRTRPESIYSRPSSDQIYDRIKDPIYERVRSGESSQFEKEQQQLTMLRYPISRAEPQVPIYRPGRRVIARRASEGSGGTGQTNESEVPNYGSIDALRSNDPSSRLSMDSRRDSSPISKGSLSSFDSNSTVTGNECSDDSVIMNRLRKSFEQKEEFLRRPSHPIGWSVAEDASRLQQGGSNSAVIQREFYARPQKLQRQIWPPNEQQQRQQSPTRRVENKSNCKSALTKPSNQNVQRVKTDLDSESDYINTRNDQNDDRSNLVDSQRNIRDRFYSSLYESQLGKENHFVYPSTKTNDQDRYKNTSKSVFVSTLSRIHENASNLATNQQQTQNPRNESLSVPSSPGPDKRNNDKFLVPPQGLQIVSRRAKQFESGRLLSDDEEPTSDRTNLYKSELSRLSNKRSVPNVAIMKREFESKAESQEPRRIPANRESKSLDSGRGLSGNRIFPIGSKYIHCEPPVNYKEIQEIPTMEIEAVHLRARSNSAESWEAVNGSRGNTRHTWQTEEEEEKGNRNDNSNGDNKNQSYAELTRNQLTSCDETSNNGVILRRQKNAQLSDEERAMRRVSYLKATWSERMHVDSDLDLSDTEPVHVLRSAHRRWRPPLFTSDITPLRRIFEDMTQSTNLHRHSLRNSIASTTDSSNEAPKEVEPVEREGILHIKFTVLDGKRSSDRSWKQIWGVLRGPILFFYKDRHSQSPSSVNDTEGTVQNIDVRCSLVDIAEDYTKRKHVLRVVNPTAEVLLQMEDAASMALWLRSLHKYAATEKPLDITSSTSKQQAVPQTPGPTTPSVASVQNANQRLSPLPSHKGIKKLTSFRNRSPTGQSPVNKTRKPSQVVEPLSSPKTKTWKGRVAKQFRRMHGQAGSPSSPTAQLPPEGATFKVPLELCPSSSFSEFVPLIVEMCTSIVEARGLEVVGIYRVPGNTAAISQLTESVNKGFENINLQDPRWSDVNVISSLLKSFFRHLPDSLLTAELYPMFIDADKIEDPQRRMATIRKLLRDLPEHHFETLKYLMLHLKKIVEHSEVNKMEAKNLAIVFGPTLVRASGSRDNMVTMVTDMSHQCKIVESLLNNVDWFFSDEDLDDLSRLSVNLSLPADGCEVEPTSNTNHNLLLNNIQKVEGMREMVSAKDIVSSIISAANRKIQRRRKGQDEAENEEHDEEKVKVKHESESSPTIRQSMALNERQCSVSEIVLMHENKSHLNHSNNSSEPADRSSATNNSSPVSASSSSRSKYSNQLVPTVSSSSESSRPLSEAGLSCVDTNSMTSNASNETKQSNDEVAIRTYAGLSATTQERIRRFEQETKAMLQRDQHRQKREAEKREEERRRIEKEWQLAKREMENDDLLDTIVDSTVIPNFLSERLSNMNQRLAEKSLADLPEKHVRSRSTTRITPLSIAVQQQPTARQKAQATNQLSNVLGEKINNGVIKKFKTDKEPSLESICLPPIRYGSLDSLHEVHTLPHSSPSPSQQRRGISGDISDDGSDLLTSLTTTFDRKWRSLVNPSSQIIQMPVEPASIDNIEISDDQKKQKVEDLSKKNQQTEKVYRDPSLHKSSIDKNHFLRAKDEALEKDTDSTVTEVRDTDAMTTPDNDRNAIKLETKNVLNHLKETIAITDSIKKEDDKKKEDIDIAHVTTKEGNGSSTFRKPGDMENKTEEKKIHDRELDSNYSNKLEKFEILTNTEERSRLKRSESLNKRSENTFSKLKRSESLNKHSERLASPTNSKLKRSESLNKHSDRSESPNSKLKRSESLTKTEKTECNISKRRQSVRKDSATKLKRKNGMPERSIKRRHTVGGTKDFDKVHWLDNKLQSEAERVIKNDYKPKKSQLRTSSPDLSTNRVNVADTSFLIEVSFRGPSNVVFNVTNARPQSLPDANLASKVFKVPLESHV from the exons GAGAAGGGACGATGGCCGAGGATCGAAAGAACGCACAAAGACTTATCGGTCAGGTTCATGCG GTGCGGCATAGTTCACCACCGCCACCAGCACCAACATCTGCAGCTACTCGAAAGGAGAGTTCGCCACTTCGTGGTCCTCGAACTCTCCTCCTTAGGCGTAGCGAAAATGGCTTCGGATTCACTCTCCgacattttatcgtttatccGCCCGAGTCCTGTTGC AATTGATAAAGTTTCCAATCCTGGCATCCTGCAGATGTTGCCAGGACACGAGCGGACAAGGATCGATGAGCCTATGGACACGATCTTCGTAAAACAGGTACGAATCAATTCGCCAGCAGCAGAAGCAGGTCTTCGTACGGGTGACCGGGTGGTTTCTGTTGACGGAATACCAACACGAGGTGAACAGTACGCCAGTGTAGTGCAACGTATTCAACAAGCGGGTCCTTGGTTGCGTCTACTCGTTGTTTCAAAAGAAGACGATATCTTACAACGG tacTTTGGTGAAACGGCACACAATCCTGAGACGAATCAACGTCCACGATTACGTTCTCCAGAGAGGATCTCTCAAAAGCAAAGAAGATCTATCAGCATGATCCCAGGACCATCGCCGAGAACAACGAGGCAATCATGGATTTGCTCGCTTCCAGATTCGGAGAATCAGAATACGACTACCACTTGTAGAGAAAGCGAGGAAGTTGTTTACAAAGAACAACAAGGTAACAAGATGTCACCGTCTATACCAGTGATCACAGCGCAACAAAGAAGACTCCTGCATGAAACGAGTGTTCCTTGTGAACCTATCGAGGATAGAATGCAATCAAGAAAActacagcaacaacaacaacaagctAGAGAAGCCATGGAATCACCTCCCCAATCATACAGCCGCCCCTCTCCGGATCAAAGGTTCGATTTGTACGATAGAACGCGTCCCGAATCGATTTACTCTAG ACCGAGTAGCGACCaaatttacgatcgaattaaaGATCCTATTTACGAACGCGTTAGATCAGGTGAATCGAGCCAATTTGAGAAAGAACAACAACAGTTAACGATGTTACGTTATCCTATATCCCGCGCGGAACCACAAGTTCCTATTTACCGTCCTGGTAGACGCGTGATAGCGAGACGAGCGAGCGAAGGCAGTGGAGGGACCGGACAAACAAATGAATCAGAAGTTCCAAATTATGGAAGTATAGACGCTCTTAGATCAAACGATCCAAGTTCAAGGTTGAGTATGGATTCTCGAAGAGACTCCTCACCAATCAGTAAGGGTAGTTTGTCCTCGTTCGATTCTAATTCGACCGTTACTGGAAACGAGTGTTCCGATGATTCTGTAATCATGAACAGATTACGTAAGAGTTTCgaacaaaaggaagaattttTACGCAGACCGAGTCATCCGATCGGATGGAGTGTCGCTGAGGATGCATCGAGATTGCAACAGGGCGGTAGCAACTCAGCTGTTATTCAAAGAGAGTTTTACGCGAGACCGCAAAAACTTCAAAGGCAAATTTGGCCACCCAATGAGCAACAACAAAGGCAACAATCACCTACGAGAAGAGTGGAAAATAAAAGCAATTGTAAATCGGCATTAACAAAACCGTCGAATCAAAACGTCCAAAGGGTGAAGACGGATCTTGATTCTGAATCGGATTATATTAATACCCGAAACGATCAGAatgatgatcgatcgaatcttGTTGACAGTCAACGTAACATCAGAGATAGATTTTACTCCAGTCTTTATGAGAGTCAATTGGGTAAAGAGAATCATTTCGTTTATCCATCAACTAAAACTAACGATCAAGATAGATATAAGAACACCAGTAAATCTGTTTTCGTCAGCACGTTATCTAGAATACATGAAAATGCGTCAAATTTGGCGACGAATCAGCAACAAACTCAAAATCCTCGGAATGAATCACTTTCGGTGCCATCTTCACCAGGTccagataaaagaaataatgacaAATTCCTGGTACCCCCGCAGGGACTACAAATTGTTTCTAGACGAGCGAAACAATTTGAATCTGGTCGACTTCTTAGCGATGATGAAGAGCCAACCAGTGATCGAACTAATTTGTACAAAAGTGAGCTGTCTAGGTTGTCTAACAAACGAAGTGTACCAAATGTTGCTATCATGAAGAGAGAGTTTGAATCGAAAGCAGAATCACAAGAACCAAGAAGAATACCTGCTAATAGAGAGAGCAAGTCGTTAGATTCCG GGAGGGGATTGTCCGGAAACAGAATATTTCCTATAGGCAGCAAGTACATCCATTGTGAACCTCCTGTCAACTATAAAGAAATTCAAG aAATACCAACAATGGAAATAGAAGCAGTTCATCTTAGGGCACGTAGTAATAGCGCCGAATCTTGGGAAGCTGTAAATGGATCGCGTGGAAATACAAGGCATACATGGCAaacagaggaagaagaagagaaagggaacaGAAATGATAACAGTAACGGTGATAATAAAAACCAAAGCTATGCAGAGTTGACTAGAAATCAGCTTA cTTCTTGCGATGAAACATCAAACAATGGAGTAATCCTTAGACGACAGAAAAACGCACAGTTAA GTGATGAAGAGCGTGCTATGAGAAGAGTTTCCTATCTGAAAGCTACGTGGAGTGAACGAATGCACGTTGATAGTGATTTAGATCTTAGTGATACTGAACCTGTTCACGTTCTTCGAAG TGCACATAGACGATGGAGACCACCGTTATTTACAAGTGACATAACACCGTTAAGACGAATCTTTGAGGATATGACGCAGTCTACAAATCTTCATCGACATTCTCTTCG taACAGTATCGCAAGTACCACAGATAGTAGCAATGAAGCTCCGAAGGAAGTTGAACCAGTTGAACGAGAAGGCATACTTCACATTAAGTTTACAGTGCTCGATGGCAAg CGATCTTCTGATCGTTCCTGGAAGCAAATTTGGGGTGTTCTTCGAGGtccaattttattcttttataaggATCGTCACAGTCAG AGCCCTTCATCGGTTAACGATACTGAAGGTACTGTACAAAATATTGATGTAAGGTGTTCATTGGTGGATATTGCTGAGGATTATACTAAACGAAAACATGTATTACGAGTGGTAAATCCTACAGCAGAAGTGCTTTTACAAATGGAAGATGCAGCTTCAATGGCTCTTTGGCTAAGATCACTTCATAAGTATGCTGCTACTGAAAAGCCATTG GATATTACATCTAGTACTTCGAAACAACAAGCAGTACCACAAACTCCCGGACCAACTACACCCAGTGTTGCCTCTGTTCAAAATGCTAATCAAAGACTGAGTCCCTTACCCAGCCACAAAGGTATCAAGAAGTTAACATCTTTCAGAAACAGATCACCGACTGGGCAATCGCCAGtgaataaaacgagaaagccAAGTCAAGTTGTGGAACCTCTTTCATCTCCAAAAACTAAAACTTGGAAAGGTAGGGTAGCTAAACAATTTAGAAGAATGCATGGTCAAGCTGGTTCACCATCATCACCTACTGCACAATTGCCACCTGAAGGAGCTACATTTAAAGTTCCTCTTGAACTTTGTCCATCG TCTTCCTTTTCGGAATTTGTACCTCTTATAGTTGAAATGTGCACTAGTATAGTGGAGGCACGTGGTCTTGAAGTTGTTGGAATATATAGAGTGCCAGGAAATACTGCTGCCATTTCTCAACTTACTGAAAGTGTAAATAAAGGATTTGAGAACATTAATCTTCAG GACCCGAGATGGAGCGATGTGAATGTGATATCTTCTTTACTCAAGTCTTTCTTCCGACATTTACCAGATTCACTATTAACTGCAGAATTATATCCCATGTTCATTGACGCAGATAAAATTGAAGATCCACAAAGGAGAATGGCAACTATAAGGAAATTACTAAGAGATCTTCCAGAACATCATTTTGAAACACTCAAATACTTAATGTTGCACTTAAAGAAAATTGTAGAGCACAGTGAAGTTAATAAGATGGAAGCTAAAAATTTAGCTATTGTTTTCGGACCCACATTGGTACGCGCGAGTGGTTCAAGAGATAATATGGTTACGATGGTCACTGACATGTCTCACCAATGTAAAATAGTCGAGAGCTTATTAAATAAT gTTGATTGGTTCTTCTCAGATGAAGATCTTGATGATTTAAGTAGACTTAGCGTAAATTTAAGTCTTCCAGCTGATGGTTGTGAGGTTGAACCAACATCTAATACAAATCataatcttcttttaaataatatacaaaaagtcGAAG GCATGCGTGAAATGGTATCAGCAAAGGACATTGTATCTTCAATCATATCTGCAGCTAACCGAAAAATTCAAAGAAGACGGAAAGGCCAGGACGAAGCAGAAAATGAAGAACACGATGAAGAGAAG gtTAAAGTGAAGCACGAATCGGAAAGTTCACCGACGATTCGACAAAGCATGGCACTTAATGAACGTCAATGTTCTGTCAGTGAAATTGTATTGATGCATGAAAACAAAAGTCACCTCAATCATTCTAATAATTCTTCCGAGCCGGCTGATCGATCTTCAGCAACGAATAATAGTAGCCCAGTAAGTGCTTCGTCTTCTAGTCGATCCAAATATTCGAATCAACTTGTGCCTACTGTCTCTTCGAGTTCCGAATCTTCGAGGCCTTTAAGCGAGGCTGGTTTGAGTTGCGTGGATACAAATTCGATGACATCAAACGCATCCAATGAGACTAAACAGAGTAATGACGAGGTAGCTATAAGAACGTATGCCGGTCTGAGTGCAACAACACAAGAAAGAATACGAAGGTTTGAACAGGAGACAAAGGCTATGTTGCAGAGAGATCAGCATCGGCAGAAACGCGAAGCAGAGAAGcgagaagaggaaagacgaagaatagaaaaggaatgGCAATTGGCAAAACGAGAAATGGAAAATGATGATCTTTTAGATACTATAGTAGACAGTACGGTGATTCCTAATTTTCTATCCGAACGTCTCTCCAATATGAATCAGAGGTTGGCAGAAAAATCATTAGCGGATCTCCCTGAGAAACATGTTCGATCAAGATCAACAACAAGAATTACTCCGTTATCAATAGCTGTACAACAACAACCTACGGCTCGACAGAAAGCACAAGCTACTAATCAACTTAGTAATGTATTAGGCGAGAAGATAAATAATGGTGTTATCAAAAAGTTTAAAACAGATAAAGAG ccgTCTTTAGAATCTATTTGCCTACCGCCTATTCGTTACGGCAGTTTGGATTCGTTGCACGAAGTACACACGCTCCCTCATTCTTCACCTTCGCCATCGCAACAACGAAGAGGAATTTCTGGAGATATCTCGGACGATG gtAGTGATTTATTGACCAGTCTTACGACAACCTTTGATCGTAAATGGAGGTCACTCGTGAATCCATCAAGTCAAATTATTCAAATGCCCGTAGAACCTGCATCTATCgacaatattgaaatttcaGATGAtcaaaaaaagcaaaaggtTGAGGACCTATCCAAAAAGAATCAACAAACGGAAAAAGTTTACCGCGATCCTAGTCTTCATAAGTCATCGattgataaaaatcattttcttcgagCAAAAGAC GAGgcattagaaaaagatacagaTTCAACGGTTACCGAAGTACGCGATACTGATGCAATGACTACGCCGGATAACGATCGAAATGCAATCAAATTAGAAACGAAAAACGTTCTTAATCATTTGAAGGAAACTATCGCGATAACGGattccattaaaaaagaagatgataaaaagaaagaagatatcgaTATAGCTCATGTTACTACAAAAGAAGGAAATGGATCGTCAACTTTTCGCAAACCTGGTGATatggaaaataaaacagaagagaagaaaattcatgATCGAGAACTCGATTCAAATTATTCgaacaaattagaaaaattcgaaatattaacaaataccGAAGAGAGATCACGATTGAAGAGATCCGAATCATTGAATAAAAGATcagaaaatactttttctaaATTGAAAAGATCCGAAAGTTTAAACAAGCACTCTGAGAGATTAGCTTCACCGACGAATAGTAAATTGAAACGTTCGGAAAGTTTAAACAAACATTCCGACAGATCCGAGTCGCCTAATAGTAAATTGAAGCGATCGGAGTCTTTGACTAAAACGGAGAAAACTGAATGTAACATCAGTAAAAGACGACAATCCGTTAGAAAGGACAGTGCTACGAAGTTGAAGAGGAAAAACGGGATGCCGGAGAGATCAATTAAAAGAAGACACACGGTCGGTGGTACGAAGGACTTTGATAAGGTTCACTGGcttgataataaattacaatcaGAAGCAGAAagagttattaaaaatgattacaagCCAAAGAAAAGTCAACTGAGAACAAGTTCACCCGATCTAAGTACTAATCGCGTCAATGTAGCAGACACTAGCTTTTTGATCGAAGTCAGTTTTCGTGGTCCTAGTAACGTTGTTTTTAATGTTACCAATGCACGACCACAATCCTTGCCAGACGCCAATTTAGCATCGAAAGTTTTCAAAGTACCTCTCGAAAGTCACGTCTAG